The Patescibacteria group bacterium genome has a segment encoding these proteins:
- the rplS gene encoding 50S ribosomal protein L19, with amino-acid sequence MDVIHALEQSKIKPDMPDIKSGQTIRVHQRVKEGEKERIQIFEGMVLARNNGIGLRSTITVRKVSEGIGVERIFPVHSPQIAKIEIVRSSDIRRAKLYYSRDPKARPLKDSAKNKRRKQ; translated from the coding sequence ATGGACGTTATTCACGCTTTGGAGCAAAGCAAAATCAAACCGGATATGCCGGATATTAAGTCTGGCCAAACCATTCGAGTCCACCAGCGGGTCAAAGAAGGCGAAAAAGAACGCATCCAGATTTTTGAAGGCATGGTGTTGGCTCGCAATAATGGAATTGGTTTGCGCAGCACTATCACCGTACGAAAAGTATCGGAAGGCATCGGCGTGGAACGCATTTTTCCGGTGCATTCACCCCAGATTGCCAAGATAGAAATCGTGCGCTCGTCCGACATTCGCCGTGCCAAACTGTATTATTCTCGCGACCCCAAGGCCCGACCGTTGAAAGACAGCGCCAAGAATAAAAGACGGAAACAGTAA
- a CDS encoding RluA family pseudouridine synthase — MEHLTIAPEAIGQRLDKYLHNQHPEYSRSWIQKLILDQRVWVNGVIAKPHLALCVNDKINFEPVARPIMNTLPEPDIDFKILAETADYAVIVKPAGLVVHPAEGAPAHTLVNGLTHRWPDIIKVGDDPIRPGIVHRLDKEASGLILVTLNQASFEYYKSQFQAHKIHKHYLALVYDPVLPDEGAITFNIVRTKEGRMSSRPSEQAEGRSAHTEYEVLERFNHMALVGVKTLTGRTHQIRVHFHGLGHPLVGDPLYRISRFSRLASTEHLMLLADRLEFSDRDGQSQSFKIDPPAWWQQTLKSLRKG, encoded by the coding sequence ATGGAACACCTCACCATCGCACCCGAAGCCATCGGGCAGCGCCTAGATAAATACTTGCACAACCAGCATCCGGAATATAGCCGGTCCTGGATCCAAAAACTGATTCTAGATCAGCGAGTTTGGGTTAATGGCGTGATAGCCAAGCCACATTTGGCGTTGTGTGTTAATGACAAAATAAATTTTGAACCAGTCGCTCGGCCAATTATGAACACATTACCCGAACCGGATATTGATTTTAAAATACTGGCCGAGACAGCAGATTACGCGGTAATCGTAAAACCGGCTGGCTTGGTGGTACATCCGGCCGAAGGTGCGCCGGCTCATACACTGGTCAACGGGTTGACACATCGTTGGCCGGATATCATAAAAGTCGGCGACGATCCGATCCGGCCCGGCATTGTCCATCGGTTGGATAAGGAGGCCAGTGGACTTATTTTGGTGACATTGAATCAAGCGTCGTTTGAATATTACAAAAGCCAATTCCAGGCTCATAAAATACACAAACATTATTTAGCCCTGGTGTATGATCCCGTTTTGCCGGACGAGGGCGCAATTACTTTCAATATTGTCCGAACCAAAGAAGGCCGCATGTCGAGCCGTCCCAGCGAACAGGCCGAAGGGCGATCGGCGCATACCGAGTATGAGGTATTGGAAAGATTCAACCACATGGCGTTAGTGGGAGTAAAAACTCTCACCGGCCGAACCCACCAAATCCGGGTTCACTTTCACGGGCTAGGACATCCGCTAGTTGGCGACCCATTATATCGGATCAGCCGGTTTAGCCGTTTGGCTAGCACCGAACATCTGATGCTTTTAGCCGACCGCCTGGAGTTTTCCGACCGTGACGGCCAGAGCCAGTCTTTCAAGATAGACCCGCCAGCCTGGTGGCAGCAGACCCTAAAAAGCCTGAGAAAAGGCTAA
- a CDS encoding HD domain-containing protein yields the protein MITIKQHIKRDARLNFATRLLKLYPKCRIYIVGGAVRDWLMGRPTKDVDIVVSGLPPKELEKYLNRVGRVDYVGRVFGVYKVVPRDQSGADPIDVALPRTEHSLHMSGGYHDFKVQSDYRLPIEQDLKRRDFTANALAWDMAAEKLIDPTGGLSDLAAKKIRAAGSPTRRFQEDYSRLLRALRFSVQLGFDIEPATWLALVRLMPRVNSAVVPREAVAKELIKTLTAQPVRAFDLCERSGAFKVLLPELLKMKGCRHDPRFHLEGDVWTHTRLALEVLASPGFKKEFPDTAQLHPELILGVLLHDVGKPYTAKSLPNGRRSFYGHEIVGSKIAGDVCQRLKLSSYQGLIDCDRLCWLIQSHMVVLHGEPAKMRPTTLERYFLIPPERGQRLLQMLYADGGGSRTKNNKPALQRYQATVRSIQRIKKTGYSHSATPKLLLDGTEIMRLIKWSPGPQVGLALEDLRLRQLRGQVTTKDQARTYLKKRHGTPHHRTRSHRAAPR from the coding sequence ATGATTACCATCAAACAACATATCAAGCGGGACGCGCGATTGAATTTTGCCACGCGCCTTTTGAAGTTGTATCCGAAATGCCGGATATATATTGTGGGCGGTGCGGTGCGTGATTGGCTGATGGGGCGTCCGACCAAAGATGTCGATATCGTTGTGTCTGGCTTACCGCCCAAGGAGTTGGAAAAATATTTAAATCGTGTCGGTCGGGTCGATTACGTCGGCCGAGTATTCGGTGTATACAAAGTGGTGCCCAGAGACCAGAGCGGTGCGGATCCGATCGATGTGGCACTACCTCGCACCGAGCATTCGCTACACATGTCCGGCGGGTACCACGATTTCAAAGTCCAATCTGATTATCGTCTGCCGATCGAACAAGATTTGAAGCGGCGTGATTTTACGGCCAACGCGCTGGCCTGGGACATGGCAGCGGAAAAATTAATTGATCCCACGGGCGGTTTGTCTGACCTAGCGGCCAAGAAGATTCGGGCAGCCGGTTCACCTACACGTCGATTTCAAGAGGACTATTCACGGCTGTTGCGCGCCCTGCGTTTCAGCGTGCAATTGGGTTTTGATATTGAACCAGCTACCTGGCTGGCGTTGGTCCGACTAATGCCCAGGGTTAACTCGGCGGTCGTACCCAGGGAGGCGGTGGCCAAAGAGTTGATAAAAACGCTAACTGCTCAGCCAGTGAGAGCTTTTGACCTTTGTGAGCGTAGCGGCGCGTTCAAGGTATTATTACCCGAACTGTTGAAAATGAAAGGTTGTCGCCATGACCCACGGTTTCATTTGGAGGGCGACGTCTGGACGCATACACGGCTAGCTTTGGAGGTGTTAGCATCGCCAGGATTTAAAAAAGAATTTCCGGACACCGCCCAGTTGCATCCCGAACTGATTCTGGGAGTGTTGCTGCATGATGTCGGAAAGCCATACACAGCCAAGAGTTTACCTAATGGCCGGCGGTCTTTCTATGGTCATGAAATCGTTGGCAGTAAAATCGCGGGTGATGTTTGCCAACGGCTAAAACTAAGCAGTTATCAGGGTTTGATAGACTGCGACCGGTTATGTTGGTTGATTCAATCCCATATGGTGGTGCTCCATGGTGAGCCGGCTAAGATGCGCCCGACCACGCTGGAGCGGTATTTTCTTATTCCACCCGAGCGCGGGCAAAGACTGCTCCAGATGCTATACGCCGATGGCGGGGGCAGCCGGACAAAAAATAATAAACCCGCATTGCAAAGATACCAGGCGACAGTCCGGTCAATTCAGCGTATAAAAAAAACAGGTTACAGCCACTCCGCTACCCCCAAATTATTGCTGGATGGAACCGAAATAATGCGCCTAATAAAATGGTCACCCGGACCGCAGGTTGGCCTGGCGCTGGAAGATCTGAGATTGCGCCAATTGCGAGGACAAGTTACCACCAAGGACCAAGCGCGGACCTACTTAAAAAAACGCCATGGAACACCTCACCATCGCACCCGAAGCCATCGGGCAGCGCCTAGATAA
- the ftsH gene encoding ATP-dependent zinc metalloprotease FtsH, with protein sequence MRSALKSFIIFVIIFLALGGLFSLYQTSTKKVTEISLNQVVKQIDNAEVNQIIVEGSKINVVLKDGTKEVSRKESTESFGDVLKNYGVSAEKIQALNVEIREGSGGSFWINTLLPFLLPFLLIGGFIYFMMRQVQGTNNRAMMFGQSRARESQQTNPNRQILFKDVAGAKEAKEELGEIVEFLKAPKRFLSLGAKIPKGVLLVGPPGTGKTLLARAVAGEANVLFFHISGSEFVEMFVGVGASRVRDLFKKAKRAAPCIVFVDEIDAVGRQRGSGLGGSHDEREQTLNQILVEMDGFETDTNVIVIAATNRPDVLDPALLRPGRFDRRVMLDMPDLNDREAILKVHARGKPFAEQVSMRTIAERTPGFSGADLANLLNEAAILTVRRNKKIIGTDECLDSIDKVLLGPERKSHILSIEEKKIAAYHEAGHALIAHELPNMDPVRKVSIISRGMAAGFTLKLPSEDKHMHSKSYFLNEISVMMGGHAAERIIFGEVTTGASNDLKQATRLARKLVTEYGMSETMGPRTYGEREEMIFLGREIHEQRDYGEETATQIDHEVTKIIKRCYQVAKDTIIKAQPKLDEIAERLIAKETIEQQEFEELFRAPAVQTAGAS encoded by the coding sequence ATGCGATCAGCCCTCAAGAGCTTCATCATATTCGTCATCATATTTCTGGCTTTAGGCGGCTTGTTTAGTCTGTACCAAACCAGTACCAAGAAAGTCACTGAAATAAGCCTGAACCAAGTAGTGAAACAGATTGATAATGCCGAGGTAAACCAGATAATTGTCGAAGGGTCGAAAATCAATGTGGTGCTCAAAGATGGCACCAAAGAGGTGTCGCGCAAAGAAAGCACCGAATCTTTTGGTGATGTCCTGAAGAATTATGGCGTCAGCGCTGAAAAAATCCAAGCTCTGAACGTTGAGATACGCGAGGGTTCCGGCGGTTCGTTCTGGATCAATACGCTGCTGCCGTTCTTGCTGCCGTTCTTGCTGATTGGCGGATTCATTTACTTCATGATGCGGCAGGTTCAGGGTACGAATAATCGAGCGATGATGTTTGGTCAGAGCCGGGCCCGCGAATCACAACAAACCAATCCCAACCGGCAGATATTATTCAAGGATGTCGCCGGCGCCAAGGAGGCCAAAGAGGAGCTAGGCGAAATCGTCGAGTTTCTCAAAGCCCCTAAGCGTTTTTTATCGCTGGGCGCCAAGATTCCCAAGGGTGTGCTGTTAGTCGGACCACCCGGTACGGGCAAGACGCTTTTGGCACGAGCGGTCGCTGGTGAGGCAAATGTGCTGTTCTTCCACATCTCCGGTTCGGAGTTCGTAGAAATGTTCGTTGGTGTCGGTGCTTCACGGGTGCGCGATCTATTCAAAAAAGCCAAGCGGGCCGCTCCCTGCATTGTCTTCGTAGATGAGATTGATGCGGTGGGTCGGCAGCGCGGTTCTGGTCTGGGCGGTTCGCATGATGAACGCGAGCAGACGTTAAATCAGATTTTAGTTGAAATGGACGGATTTGAAACCGATACCAACGTGATAGTTATCGCAGCCACCAATCGGCCCGATGTGCTGGATCCCGCATTGTTGCGGCCGGGACGATTTGACCGGCGCGTGATGCTGGACATGCCCGACCTTAATGACCGGGAGGCCATTCTCAAAGTGCATGCTCGGGGCAAGCCATTTGCCGAACAGGTGTCGATGCGCACCATTGCCGAACGCACGCCCGGATTTTCGGGCGCGGATCTGGCCAACCTACTTAATGAAGCGGCCATATTAACTGTGCGCCGGAACAAGAAAATTATTGGCACCGACGAATGTCTCGACAGCATTGACAAGGTTCTGCTTGGTCCAGAACGGAAAAGCCATATCCTCAGCATCGAGGAAAAGAAGATTGCGGCCTATCACGAAGCCGGCCATGCTCTGATTGCCCACGAATTGCCGAATATGGATCCGGTTCGTAAGGTCTCGATTATTTCTCGCGGCATGGCAGCAGGATTTACCCTGAAGCTGCCTAGCGAAGATAAGCACATGCATAGCAAGTCATATTTCCTGAACGAAATATCAGTGATGATGGGCGGTCACGCCGCGGAACGAATCATATTCGGCGAGGTGACCACCGGAGCCAGCAATGATCTAAAGCAAGCCACTCGATTGGCACGGAAATTGGTGACTGAGTACGGCATGAGCGAAACAATGGGACCGCGCACATACGGCGAACGGGAAGAGATGATTTTTCTCGGCCGTGAAATCCACGAACAGCGAGACTATGGCGAAGAGACGGCGACTCAGATTGATCACGAGGTGACCAAGATAATTAAACGCTGCTACCAGGTGGCTAAGGATACGATTATCAAAGCCCAACCGAAACTCGATGAAATTGCCGAGCGTCTGATAGCCAAGGAGACGATCGAACAGCAGGAGTTCGAGGAGCTGTTCCGAGCGCCAGCCGTTCAGACTGCCGGCGCATCATAA
- a CDS encoding S1 RNA-binding domain-containing protein translates to MKAKFTATIPAPSPEMEQLLNEQGLVKIPKVGDIVEGKVLSVTKTEVHVDIEGISSGVVRGRELYDESGEYTDLKVGDPVLATVVDLENEKGVLELSFRQAGHKKAWDLLTQYLNDESIVDAEITEANRGGLMIKVGRVVGFLPVSQLTVEHYPRVEGGDKEKILERLATYIGQAFKVRVIDVNEAEEKLIVSEKMAWEEKQKDALKKYEIGNVVEGKVTGVVDFGAFVEFGDGLEGLVHISELAWQRIDDPRQIVKVGDTIKAKIISIENSRISLSLKQLIDDPWKKAINKYKIGQVVEGKVLKLNPFGVFVELDQDIHGLAHISELSYKLVRHPGEVVKVGETRPFKILTIEPDHHRLGLSLKALEPKPEPTKPAETTAEGETEPPAKAEAATPSDADHNPETPEKTESTTESNS, encoded by the coding sequence TTGAAAGCTAAATTTACCGCTACCATCCCAGCCCCCTCCCCAGAGATGGAGCAGCTATTAAATGAGCAGGGGCTTGTTAAAATTCCTAAGGTCGGTGATATCGTCGAGGGCAAAGTCCTCAGTGTCACCAAGACCGAAGTCCATGTCGATATCGAAGGCATCAGCAGCGGCGTAGTGCGCGGCCGCGAACTTTACGATGAGTCGGGCGAGTACACCGACCTCAAGGTTGGTGATCCAGTATTGGCCACCGTGGTCGATTTAGAAAATGAAAAAGGCGTATTGGAACTGTCGTTCCGACAAGCCGGACACAAGAAAGCCTGGGATCTGCTGACGCAGTATCTCAACGATGAGTCGATTGTCGATGCGGAAATAACCGAAGCCAATCGCGGCGGCCTGATGATTAAGGTTGGCCGTGTGGTGGGCTTCCTGCCCGTTTCACAGTTAACCGTGGAGCACTATCCGCGCGTTGAAGGCGGCGACAAGGAAAAAATATTAGAACGGCTGGCAACATACATTGGCCAGGCTTTTAAGGTCAGAGTGATCGATGTCAACGAGGCCGAAGAGAAACTGATCGTATCAGAAAAGATGGCCTGGGAAGAGAAGCAAAAAGACGCCTTGAAAAAGTACGAGATCGGCAACGTGGTCGAGGGCAAAGTTACCGGAGTGGTGGACTTTGGCGCGTTCGTGGAATTTGGCGACGGGCTGGAGGGATTGGTCCATATCTCAGAGTTGGCCTGGCAGCGCATCGATGACCCGCGCCAGATCGTCAAAGTGGGCGACACGATCAAAGCCAAGATTATCAGCATTGAAAATTCCCGCATCTCGCTGAGCCTAAAGCAGCTGATTGACGATCCCTGGAAGAAGGCAATAAATAAGTATAAGATCGGCCAGGTGGTCGAAGGCAAAGTCCTGAAACTGAATCCATTCGGCGTGTTTGTTGAATTGGATCAAGATATTCACGGATTGGCCCATATTTCAGAACTGTCTTATAAGCTGGTGCGCCATCCGGGTGAAGTAGTCAAAGTGGGCGAGACCAGGCCGTTCAAAATTCTGACCATCGAACCGGATCATCATCGGCTGGGATTGTCGCTCAAGGCGCTGGAGCCAAAACCAGAGCCAACCAAGCCAGCCGAGACGACTGCCGAAGGTGAAACTGAACCACCGGCGAAAGCCGAAGCCGCGACCCCGTCTGACGCAGATCATAATCCAGAAACACCTGAAAAAACCGAATCCACGACCGAATCAAATTCGTAG
- a CDS encoding 6-bladed beta-propeller, with amino-acid sequence MAHPATSRAISASIHIPTHRVSKLKVVAFVIAPVIAGLIIAQPKVTVSVPTQVAARIQQGRSESLPMFSLQSSGNVSDWQVNRVLADGDTIPLSVGAIKGLSLSGEATVAAGNYARVILTDQSGQEHLVWSVEYPQSGTIKFSQACAETCLLDSVRPRKLTIELSNGGQLRISDVIYVGKKDQLKAVVATEGIEPAARLLRQQQNTYTKIAIDQLNKKQGKLWVAESTTVSQLPYAEQKKLFGGRLPATEGLLYYRGGYFELPSDNSSLPSAETVAATQAPESVIVSDQSVDRVQPIANEISLDMAPFVFDWRDRNNENIMTPVHHQCGCWVGDHLEDSWSLSRCQDAGYTYRCCGSCQIMASVGAFEADLNLYYHQPANLDLSEQHLMACSNGNCQVGWSNPFSFIVSDGLPPESILHYTAANSTCGKSVPLGVPDNVYVKNGRMYILERGTLHIAEFMGNSLNLIKTITGLSTTAQSVSATSDRIYVADRDNNRVVIYDSNGNYRTTFGSLGSGNGQFQQPSGVVATADRIYVADSGNNRIQLFSYSGDTATYVSQFGGLGTSDGQFNTPKRVQLFNNQLYVTDSGNNRVQVFTPAGVFIEKYGAYGAWPGEFRRPTDIAVTTDRIYVSDSDNNRIQAFDLNWGLKAVTAPDVVRYPQGISWDASGLYVSNGASGTFPSLVSTTNDVFTRVRNYTEIGRWLDLVWKNTAYINSFPQSTPLQVKNALMNYGPLIGLFNNWNHAMTVVGYGEVAPGCYQTSISGSCDIDIPQNDPLVGTTYWIVKNSYGTDWGENGYAKLILPLSTFDYNTNYVALTPPPISPSASEGQYTVACTDADNDGLCWWGSGATKPTTGCPGTCAASQVKDCNDADATIHQCSEHYACGTHSWLPSGELLRSFGDYTPTNTQACCGDEAGEYQARGANVCCDASQDRYLPGTFYAYSSKFGVNGSGNGQFNRPTGIAKAGDYIYVVDSGNNRVQIFRRTDGVIAYLSTFGSQGSGDGQFVSPTGVAVNGNTVYISDTGNNRVQIFSFNGTTAVWQGKFGTLGSGANQLNSPTGLAFVGGRLIVSDSSNHRLAVYQINPDLSATFRSNFGSLGTSNGQFNAPTGLAVLDQFIYVADTFNQRIQILRPDINGTLEYWGQFGSSGTEQGQFMEPRGVDRVGNSIYVTDQSTSRLSQFDIDGYLKATFQNYVALSGTGNGRLWQPADLIIETDGMYVVDKMYHRIQIFTPQAGQACTPTCDDGTRFNTCATTKPIFCQGGRLEAKCSLCGCPVGGICEPKTNKCVKAPMSGEITDGAL; translated from the coding sequence ATGGCACATCCAGCCACTAGCCGGGCAATATCGGCGAGTATCCATATCCCAACCCACCGTGTTTCCAAGCTTAAGGTGGTGGCTTTTGTAATTGCACCGGTGATCGCGGGCTTGATAATCGCGCAACCAAAGGTAACCGTTTCGGTGCCTACGCAAGTAGCGGCTCGGATACAGCAAGGTCGCAGTGAGTCGCTGCCGATGTTTTCTTTGCAAAGCAGCGGCAATGTTTCAGACTGGCAGGTTAATCGAGTATTAGCGGATGGTGATACGATACCATTATCGGTTGGGGCGATAAAAGGACTAAGTCTATCCGGCGAAGCGACAGTGGCGGCCGGGAACTATGCGCGTGTTATTCTGACCGATCAGTCTGGTCAAGAGCATTTGGTCTGGTCGGTGGAATATCCCCAGTCGGGTACGATCAAATTCAGCCAGGCGTGTGCCGAAACCTGCCTACTCGATTCCGTTAGGCCGAGAAAACTAACCATCGAACTTTCCAACGGCGGCCAATTGCGTATTTCCGACGTCATCTATGTTGGTAAAAAAGACCAACTCAAGGCAGTGGTTGCAACCGAGGGGATAGAACCAGCTGCTCGTTTATTGCGTCAGCAACAGAACACTTACACCAAGATTGCGATTGATCAATTGAATAAAAAACAGGGCAAGCTTTGGGTCGCCGAGTCCACCACGGTCAGTCAGCTGCCCTATGCGGAACAAAAAAAACTATTCGGTGGTCGGTTGCCGGCAACCGAGGGGTTGCTCTATTATCGTGGCGGGTATTTTGAACTGCCGTCAGATAATTCAAGCTTGCCCAGTGCAGAAACCGTCGCAGCCACGCAAGCCCCCGAGTCGGTTATCGTTTCAGACCAATCGGTTGACAGGGTTCAACCAATCGCAAATGAAATATCATTGGACATGGCGCCGTTTGTCTTTGATTGGCGCGATCGCAACAATGAAAATATTATGACCCCGGTGCATCATCAGTGCGGATGCTGGGTCGGCGATCACCTGGAGGACAGCTGGAGCCTGTCTCGGTGTCAAGACGCCGGTTACACCTATCGCTGTTGCGGCTCTTGCCAGATTATGGCATCGGTGGGAGCGTTTGAAGCGGATCTGAATCTCTATTATCACCAGCCGGCGAATTTGGATTTGTCCGAACAACATTTGATGGCTTGTTCCAACGGCAACTGTCAGGTCGGCTGGTCGAATCCGTTCAGTTTCATTGTCTCGGATGGCCTGCCACCAGAATCAATTCTGCACTACACTGCTGCCAACAGTACTTGTGGCAAAAGCGTCCCGCTGGGTGTGCCGGATAATGTGTATGTAAAAAACGGGCGTATGTACATCCTGGAACGGGGTACGCTGCACATCGCCGAATTTATGGGTAATTCCCTGAATCTGATCAAGACGATTACCGGTCTGTCCACCACAGCTCAGAGCGTATCGGCTACATCCGACCGGATTTACGTGGCCGATCGGGATAATAATCGAGTGGTAATTTACGACTCTAATGGGAATTATCGCACTACTTTTGGCAGCTTGGGCAGCGGTAATGGCCAATTCCAACAACCGAGCGGGGTCGTCGCAACGGCCGACCGGATTTACGTGGCCGACTCGGGCAATAATCGCATCCAATTATTCAGTTACTCCGGAGATACGGCTACCTATGTCTCACAATTCGGTGGGCTGGGCACGAGCGATGGTCAATTTAACACGCCCAAAAGAGTCCAATTGTTCAACAACCAACTCTATGTAACCGATAGTGGCAACAACCGAGTACAGGTATTTACACCAGCGGGAGTGTTTATTGAAAAATATGGCGCTTACGGAGCGTGGCCGGGTGAGTTCAGGAGACCGACCGACATCGCGGTAACGACCGACCGGATCTATGTTAGTGATAGCGACAATAATCGAATCCAGGCTTTTGATTTGAACTGGGGTCTCAAAGCGGTTACCGCGCCCGACGTGGTCAGGTATCCCCAAGGAATCAGTTGGGACGCCAGCGGCTTGTACGTGAGCAACGGCGCCTCGGGAACGTTTCCCTCATTAGTATCGACCACCAACGATGTATTTACGAGGGTGCGTAATTATACGGAAATAGGCCGGTGGCTCGATCTGGTCTGGAAAAATACAGCATATATTAATTCATTTCCACAAAGCACGCCATTGCAGGTGAAAAATGCCCTGATGAATTACGGTCCGTTGATCGGCCTATTCAACAATTGGAACCATGCGATGACGGTGGTCGGATATGGCGAAGTTGCTCCCGGTTGCTATCAAACATCAATCAGTGGCAGTTGCGATATCGACATACCCCAAAACGATCCGCTGGTGGGCACGACCTATTGGATCGTCAAAAATAGCTACGGTACCGACTGGGGTGAAAACGGATACGCCAAGCTGATTTTACCGTTATCAACCTTTGATTACAATACAAATTATGTTGCTCTGACTCCGCCACCGATATCACCCAGCGCCAGCGAGGGCCAGTACACGGTTGCCTGTACCGACGCCGATAACGATGGTCTATGTTGGTGGGGTTCGGGTGCGACCAAGCCGACAACCGGCTGTCCCGGAACGTGCGCGGCTAGTCAGGTTAAGGATTGCAATGATGCCGACGCTACTATTCATCAGTGTTCGGAACACTATGCCTGCGGGACACATTCGTGGTTACCCAGCGGCGAACTATTACGTTCCTTCGGTGATTACACTCCAACCAACACCCAGGCTTGTTGCGGAGATGAAGCGGGCGAGTATCAAGCCAGGGGCGCAAACGTGTGTTGCGATGCGTCGCAGGACCGCTACCTGCCCGGGACATTCTACGCCTATTCATCTAAGTTCGGGGTTAACGGTTCCGGTAATGGACAGTTCAACCGGCCGACCGGCATTGCCAAGGCGGGTGACTATATATACGTCGTCGATAGCGGCAACAATCGCGTCCAAATATTTCGCCGCACCGACGGTGTGATTGCGTATTTAAGCACGTTCGGTTCCCAGGGTTCGGGTGATGGTCAGTTTGTCAGTCCAACCGGGGTAGCGGTGAACGGCAACACGGTTTATATAAGTGACACCGGCAACAATCGCGTCCAAATATTTTCTTTCAACGGTACGACAGCGGTGTGGCAAGGTAAGTTCGGTACGCTCGGTAGCGGTGCCAATCAGCTCAATAGTCCGACCGGATTGGCTTTCGTCGGCGGCCGTCTCATTGTCAGCGATAGTTCCAACCATCGTTTGGCGGTTTATCAGATCAATCCGGACCTGTCAGCGACTTTCCGCAGTAATTTCGGATCACTGGGAACGAGCAATGGCCAGTTTAATGCGCCCACCGGACTAGCCGTGCTGGATCAATTCATTTATGTGGCCGATACGTTTAATCAGCGGATTCAGATTCTGCGCCCAGACATTAACGGCACATTGGAATACTGGGGACAGTTTGGATCCTCTGGCACCGAACAGGGGCAATTTATGGAACCGCGCGGAGTAGATCGGGTAGGCAATTCCATATATGTTACCGATCAATCCACATCACGGCTGTCACAATTCGATATTGACGGCTATCTTAAAGCAACTTTTCAGAACTACGTTGCGTTATCGGGCACCGGCAATGGTCGGCTCTGGCAGCCAGCCGATCTGATCATCGAGACCGATGGCATGTATGTTGTTGACAAGATGTATCATCGGATACAGATCTTCACGCCTCAAGCCGGTCAGGCTTGTACGCCGACATGCGATGATGGCACGCGATTCAACACTTGCGCAACGACCAAACCGATTTTTTGCCAGGGCGGTAGATTAGAAGCAAAGTGTAGTCTCTGTGGTTGCCCCGTCGGCGGTATCTGCGAACCGAAGACTAATAAATGCGTAAAGGCTCCGATGTCTGGTGAAATTACAGACGGCGCTCTATAG
- a CDS encoding ferredoxin: MVAVDKTKCLGCGTCVSLCPGVFTLGTDGKSEVAHPEACGTPGNDCQQAVDGCPTQAISK; the protein is encoded by the coding sequence ATGGTAGCAGTTGATAAAACCAAATGCCTCGGTTGCGGCACTTGCGTCAGCCTTTGTCCCGGCGTGTTTACTCTGGGAACGGATGGCAAGTCAGAGGTAGCCCATCCGGAAGCATGCGGCACGCCTGGAAATGACTGCCAGCAAGCGGTTGATGGCTGTCCGACGCAGGCTATTAGTAAGTAA
- a CDS encoding DUF6580 family putative transport protein produces MKKIQPFNLKGILRTSWLPAVLIALGIASRVLMHDWSRLPNVELVTGLSLLAGYYLRGWRSAIVPLAIMFGSDMLIGNTNIFLFTWTAYLLAVGGGWILRQPKLSRHIVWTGLGAGMLFSLFFYLYTNFGVWMITPWYQQNASGLLYAYYMGLPFLKLNLAGNLVLVPLCFTVAEMARRGWRMAKPTAKAVRP; encoded by the coding sequence ATGAAAAAAATCCAGCCATTTAATCTGAAAGGAATATTACGGACCAGCTGGCTGCCAGCGGTATTAATAGCATTGGGAATTGCCAGCCGCGTGCTGATGCATGACTGGAGTCGCCTGCCGAATGTTGAGCTGGTGACGGGCTTATCGCTATTGGCCGGCTATTATCTGCGCGGGTGGCGGTCGGCCATTGTGCCGTTGGCGATCATGTTTGGTTCGGATATGCTGATTGGCAATACCAATATCTTCTTGTTCACCTGGACGGCTTATTTGCTGGCGGTAGGCGGCGGCTGGATATTACGCCAACCAAAATTAAGTCGGCATATTGTTTGGACCGGACTGGGTGCCGGCATGCTGTTCTCGCTATTCTTCTATCTCTACACGAATTTCGGAGTCTGGATGATCACACCCTGGTACCAACAGAACGCCAGCGGTCTGCTCTATGCCTATTATATGGGCTTGCCATTCCTGAAACTCAATCTGGCTGGTAATTTAGTACTAGTGCCGCTGTGCTTCACAGTGGCGGAAATGGCTCGACGCGGCTGGCGAATGGCCAAGCCGACAGCGAAGGCCGTCCGTCCGTAA